One segment of Salvelinus alpinus chromosome 1, SLU_Salpinus.1, whole genome shotgun sequence DNA contains the following:
- the LOC139577219 gene encoding tetraspanin-10-like, with amino-acid sequence RPFSLRDCLLKYLLFFSNLIFTVLGLVVLALGLWGLINKESFAQEKIGQINTDPMLVFVILGLVLSTLCLSGCVGALRENCCLLQVFSATVLVLVAAQVLAAIVAYSLQGQIEGYLRSGMLAAMVRYQDDLDLRFITDEIQIGLQCCGADNYRDWEVNM; translated from the coding sequence AGGCCCTTCTCCCTGAGAGACTGCCTTCTCAAGTACCTCCTGTTCTTCAGCAACCTCATCTTCACGGTGCTAGGCCTGGTGGTCCTGGCCCTGGGACTGTGGGGCCTCATCAACAAGGAATCCTTCGCTCAGGAGAAAATAGGACAGATCAACACTGACCCCATGCTGGTGTTTGTGATACTGGGCTTGGTGCTGTCTACCCTCTGCCTGTCAGGCTGTGTGGGGGCTCTGAGAGAGAACTGCTGCCTGCTCCAGGTCTTCTCAGCCACCGTGCTGGTCCTGGTAGCAGCCCAGGTCCTAGCGGCCATCGTGGCATACAGCCTGCAGGGTCAGATAGAGGGATACCTGAGGTCAGGTATGCTGGCTGCCATGGTGCGTTACCAGGATGACCTGGACTTGAGGTTCATCACAGATGAGATCCAGATAGGACTGCAGTGCTGCGGGGCCGACAACTACAGAGACTGGGAGGTCAACATGTGA